The Ignavibacteriales bacterium DNA segment GACATTATGATGATGCAATTAATGATTTCAAACTTTCTGGTGATCTAATCAACTCACCGCAAACCTCTGAATATTACTTAAAGGAGCTTGAAAGTATTCGCAAACAACGATCGCTTTTTGAAACAGGCTCCAGAAAATCATTTTTAATGGATAATAATTTTACTCCTCCAATAACCAACCAATTCAGTTTCTCTGGTTCTCCTGGTGAGGATAATATAATTGAAATTGAAGAAAGGCTTGAAAGACTTGCTTCAGAAATATCGGGCGCTAAGATTAATATCAGCGAAAGCACTGATTTAGACAACAACGTTTCACTGGTAGATTTATCTGAAAAAAACATTATTATCTCGGAAACTCTCGCGAAAATTTATGCCGCTCAAGGCGAAATCGAAGAGGCGATTAAAGTCTACGAAAAGCTAATAAACAAGAGTCCTTCTCAAAAGGATTATTTCACTTCAAAAATTTTAGAACTCCGCTCTGAATTGGGCAATCAATAAATTACCTGCCTAAATTTCCTTTTCATTGTATAATGAAAACTACATTTACTTTTGATAAATTACCTCTAAAGTTTTATAAACGTGATGTTTTAATTGTGGCAAGGGAATTGCTCGGTAAGACTCTAATCAGAAAAAAAAATAATTTAACTTTTGCGGGAATTATTGTGGAAACAGAAGCATACAACGGAAAAACAGATCAGGCAGCACATTCCTTTAACGGGATGACAAAAAGAAACGAAACTATGTTTAAAGGTGGAGGCTATCTTTATGTATATTTTACTTATGGGAACCATTATTGCTGCAATGTTGTAACCGGTAATCCTGGTGACGGTTGTGCAGTTCTTATTCGTTCAGTAGAACCAATAAATGATATTAAAACAATGACAATAAATAGATATTCTAAATCTACTATTTCAGATAAAGAATTATTAAATCTTACAAATGGGCCGGGGAAACTTTGTAAAGCATTTTCAATTGATCTCAAAGATAACGCTGCAAACTTAAGCGATGATCAAATATTCATACTTAATTCTAATAAAAATAAATTAGGAAATATTTCAACTTCGAAAAGAATAGGCATCAGTAAATCGGTTGATCTCCCCTGGCGATTCTTCATTACTAACAATAAGTTTGTCTCACGAAAATGATCGTACCCGAAAGTTTACTTATAGTTAGAACAGATAGAATCGGAGACGTTGTTCTTTCTTTACCGATTGCAAGATTAATTAAAAAATATTATCCTGCTTGTAAAGTGACTTTCCTCGTTAGAAATTATACCGAGTCAATCGTTTGTAACAACCCCGATATTGATGAAATTATAATTCTTAAGGAAAAAGGAAAGAAGATAGCACTCAATGAAAATATTAATCAGATAAAGAAGAAACATTTTGATTCTGCATTGGTGGTTTACCCTACCTTACCAACTGCATGGATTATCTATCAAACTGGAATTAAGCACCGGGTGGGCACTGGTTACAGGTGGTATTCTTTTTTATTCAATCACAAAGTTTTTCAACACCGTAAGTATGCAGAGCATCACGAGCTTGAGTTTAATATAAAGATGCTTACCAGGTTCGGTATAGATGAATCAATTACGCAAGAAGGTATTAAATTCAATATCAGTGTTGATTCTAATTCGATATCTAAATTAAAAACACTTTTAAAGTTAAATGGATGGCAGCCAAATAAAAAAATTATCATTGTTCATCCTGGAAGCGGCGGAAGTTCGGTTGATCTTTCTCAAGAAAAATTTAGAGAACTGATTAATAAATTAAGTCCGATGGAAAATCATCTCTTAATTGTTACCGGCACCTCGTCGGAGAAATTATTGGCTGATAAATTAACTGTCAATACTCAAGCTATTAATTTAGCCGGTGATTTAAACCTGAATGAATTAATAGCACTGATAAGTTTATGCGATATTTTTATTTCAAACTCAACCGGACCTATTCATATTGCTGCAGCACTCGATAAATACACGATTGGGTTTTATCCTAAAATTGTTGAATGTTCTGCTAAAAGGTGGGGACCTTATTCTACAAAAGGTTTTGTTTTTGAACCAGCAATTGACTGCTCAAATTGCAACCGCCGGCAGTGCGAGCAATTGAAGTGTATGAATTCTATAAATACAAATGATGTATTAAATAAAGTAAACGAAATTATTTATAATTTATCTTCACAACGGAGCTAAAAATGTTCAATCGTAAAATGACAAAAATATTTGTTCAATTAGTAATACTGATTCCATTTGTAGTGGCTGCGCAAACTACTCAAGTTGATTTCAGAAAGTTAGAAAACCATGCATTTAAGGAGGGTGAGAAACTTACTTTTGATGTTAAGTATGGTTTTGTTACAGCCGGCATTGCGACAATGGAAATCCCGGAAATAAAAAAAATATCGGGAAGAAATACCTATCATGTAACATTCGAAGTAAACACAGTTCCAAGTTTCGACTGGGTCTATAAAGTCCGTGATCGTTATGAAACTTATCTTGATGTCGAGGGAATTTTCCCATGGCGTTTTGAACAACACATTCGTGAAGGTAGTTACAGCCGTGATTTCTCTGCTTTCTTTGATCAGCGCAAAGGTAAAGCAAAAACCTCCGAAGGCGAATATGATCTTCCGCGTTACACTCACGATATTGTTTCAGCTTTGTACTATGCTCGAACTCTCGACTATTCAAGCATGAAAGTTGATGATAGAATTCATCTGCAAAATTTTTATAAAGATAAAGTTTATGATCTTGATGTAAAATATCTCGGCAGGGAAACCATCAGTGTTGAAGCTGGAAAGTTTGATTGCATAATTGTAGAACCACTTGTTAAAGAAGGAGGGTTGTTCAAAAACGAGGGGAGTATTGTAGTTTGGTTGACCAATGATGCACTAAAAATTCCAATAAAGGTAAAGACAAAAGTTGTTATTGGTTCGATTGATGCTGAACTTACTAAATACGAGGGAGTTGCAGGAAAACTTACTTCGAAGAAATAGCTGACTTAACTGAAATTTTAGGAATCATTAGAAAGATTTTGATTCTCACTTTTATTTCTGTTGAGTGTGTTCCTTCCAATAGCTAACTTACTATTATCATATTATAAAAATAGTTTTAAATGGACGGACAACAAGAAATAGAACCTGATAATCACGATCCAAACGAAAAGCATTCCGGTGAAATTCAGCGGGTGAAAAATTCAGATAATATTGAAATGAATTTTGATTTTTCACCAATAGCAGCAGGATTTATTGGACTGTTCGGCGGATTTTTTCTTTACCAATTTGTTGGCGGATTTTTAACTCTTTTGGTTTTAGGGTTTGATATTGAGAATGCACCCGTCACTCCGATGCGGTTGATGACAATTGCAGGACAGATTTTATTTATACTTCTCCCGGCACTGCTGTTCGCAAAGTTTTTTTACAATAATGTTTCGGCAGTGATGAGAATTAAAATTCCTAAACTAAAAGAGTTTAGTCTTTTTACGATTGGAATTGTATTACTGACTCCCCTGCTTCAAACATATCTTTATATTCAAAATTATTTTATAGAAGTTCTTGCAAAAAATAATCAGTCTGTTCAAACGCTAAAATCATTTTTTGACTCTCTCGATCAGCTTGTTGAAAAAACTTACGGCGAATTACTAAATGCAAACTCGTTCCCCGAAATGTTGTTCGTAATAATAGCTGCTGCAATTGTACCCGCTCTCTGCGAAGAATCAATGTTTCGCGGGTTCATCCAAAAAAGTTTCGAGCTGAAGATAAAACCATTTTATGCAGCTTTAATTACTGCAATATTTTTTGGGCTGTACCATTTTAATCCTTATGGTTTGTTGCCGCTAATTGCATTGGGCTTGTTTTTTGGATTTGCTGCTTATAAAAGTAATTCGATTTTAATTCCAATCTTTTTACATTTTATTAATAATCTTACTGCTGTCATTCTTTATTTTATTTTTGGCGAAGAAGAGCTGAACAACTCCGCTGTTTTAAGCGGCGAGGATTTACTTAATCAATCGATTTTATTCTTGATTCTAATATTATTTTTTACAGCTTTAATCATATCAATAACGAAATATTATAATAAACAATCGCAAGGAGAAGAAAATGCCGGTATGCCCGAATTGTAAAAGTGAATACGTGCAGGGGATAAAATTCTGTCCTGATTGTCAGACTGCACTTGTCGAGCCTTCAGAAATTGAAGAGCACATTCTTAGTGAAGAGCAATGGGTGGTGGTTTATACTTCAAGCGAAGAATATGAAATTGAAATGCTTCGCGATAATCTGGAAAGTGCAGGAATTGCTGCTGCTATGCTTTCACAAAAAGATAGGAGTTTTCCTGCACCTGGAGATTTATCTATTGTGAAATTGTTGATTAAAAAAGAAGATCTGGAAACAGGATTGATTTTCATCCAGAATTTTCTTGATAGCAAAGAAGAAACAGAAGACGAGGATCAATGAAAGCCGGCAATACTGCCACGAGAATTATTGTCTCTATTTTTGGTATTCCGATAATTATTGCTGCAAGCTATTTCGGTAAAATTTATTTTCTTTTGTTTATTTGTGCGATTGCACTGACAGCTTTCCGGGAGTTCAGTCAGATTGCTGAAAAGAAAAATGCATTCGTGAATAAATCAATCGGGTATGCGGCAGTAATTTATTTTATACTTAATTCATACTACTCGATTTGGGATGTGTATTCATCGGTATTGGTGTTAGTGCTTATTTTGCTTTTAGTTGAACTTTTTAGAAATAATAATTCGGCTGTTATGAATTTGTCCGCCACATTGCTGGGTGTATTTTACATCGGATTTTTTATGAGTTCATTAATTGGAATGAGAGAGATGTTTATTGACCCATTTTATTATCGCGGAGGATACTTGATAATAAGCATAATGGCAGCAATATGGATTTGTGATTCTGCAGCATATTTCGGCGGCACAGCTTTGGGCAAACATAAACTTTTTCGCCGGGTCAGTCCAAACAAAAGTTGGGAAGGGGCAATATTCGGTTTAATCTTTGCCATTCTAACTATGCTTCTCGCAAAAGAAATCGTGTTGCAATTCTTGTCATTCAACTTGATATTTATAATTGGACTTACTGTTGGTGTGTTTGGACAAATTGGCGACCTGATTGAATCATTGTTTAAACGAGATGCACACATTAAAGATTCTTCATCAATCATTCCCGGACATGGCGGAGTGCTCGATAGATTTGATTCCTTGGTGTATTCAGCACCGATTATTTTTTTACTGTTGAAATATTTTTATTAGAATTAGAAAGAATGAAGTCACGCGAACATAAAATAAATGTACTTACATTAGGCTGTTCAAAAAATACAGTTGATTCAGAGCGGCTGCTTAACCAATTGAAGTTGAATAACTTCAGTATTTCCGAATCACCTGAAAATGCAGATACACTTATTATTAATACCTGCGGTTTTATCGAGTCGGCTAAAAAGGAATCTATTGATACAATACTAAACGCTGTCGCTCTTAAAAATGAGGGTAAGTTGAAAGAGGTGATGGTAGTCGGATGTCTATCAGAAAGATATAAAGATGATTTGCGAAAAGAGATTCCGGAAGTTGACAGCTATTTCGGGACTGAAGCTTACGAAGCAATATTAAAAGAACTCGGCGGCGAATTAAAACGTGAATTAATTGGTGAACGCCGCTTAACTACACCGGCGCACACAGCTTATCTGAAAATCTCAGAAGGCTGTGACCATCCTTGCTCCTTTTGTGCCATCCCAATTATGAGGGGAGGGCATAAATCAGTACCCATTGAGCAGCTTGTTAAAGAGACAGAATCTCTTGCGGCAAAAGGGGTAAAAGAATTAGTAATAATTGCTCAGGATACAACTGACTATGGGAAAGATATTTATGATAGGCGAAATATTGTTGAACTTCTCGATAAATTAAGCAAGGTGGTGGGAATAGAATGGATAAGAATAATGTATGCATATCCATCTCATTTTCCCGATGAATTGATCAATGAAATTGCTGCTAACCCCAAAATTTGTAAATACATTGATATACCGTTGCAGCATATTTCGGATAAAGTTTTGAAATCAATGCGGCGTGGTGTTACTTCAGCAAATACAAAAGCACTCGTCAAAAAATTGAGAGAAAAAATTCCGGGTTTAACTTTACGTACTACAATAATAGTTGGTTATCCAAATGAAACGGAAGAAGATTTTAACGACTTGATAAAGTTTGTTGAGGAATCAAAATTCGACAGGCTGGGTGTATTTACTTTTTCGCCGGAAGAGAATACTACAAGCTTCCCGCTTGGCGATCCAATTTCATCCAAAGAAAAATTGAGAAGAAGAGAAGTAATAATGGAGTTGCAAAAGGAGATTTCTTTTTCAAATAACCTAAAGTTCGTCGGCAAAAAAATAAAAGTTCTTATTGAATCGCTGGAAGGACAATATTATATCGGTCGCTCATATCGTGATGCACCTGAAGTTGATGGCGAAGTATTAATACTGTCCGAGGGAAATAAATTAGATATTGGTAATTTTTATGATGTGGAAATTTATGATAATAATGAATATGATTTGTTCGGAAAAATTATTTTTTAATTGAAAGTCAATTGTATGAAAGCATTTATAACTGCCTTATCAGTTTTATTATTTATCTCAAGTGCTTTTGCTCAACCGGATAATACTTCGTTGAATAAAAAGCAAAGGGTGAAATATTACCAGGAATTTTTATGTTTTTCCTCCGGCAAAGAAAACTTAACAAGGGTGGATGTTTTTATTCAAGTGCCGTATTCGGAAATTCAATTTGTAAAAAACGGGCAGAGCTTTATTGCTCAATATTCACTTACTATTTCCGTGTTCGATGAAAATCGCGAGAAGCTCATTAATGAAAAAATATGGAATGAGAAAATTATTGCTGATGATTTTGATCAAACTTTATCTAAAGAGAATTTTAATCTCAGTTTAAAATCTGTTGAGCTTAAGCCCGAAATTATGTAATTCGAACTGCAATGGAGGATAAGGATTCACGAAAAGAATTTTCGGTAGATAATAATTTTACAGTTCGCGATTTTTCTTCTGGCGTAAACATTAGCGATTTGATGTTGATAGCGAAACAGGAAGTTATTGACGGGAGTAATAAAATTCGTCCAAATGTCTCAAAGGATATTCTGGTTCAACGTGACGGCATTCAATTATTTTATGAGATTTATTCTGATTCATCCACTGATGTTTTAATGGATTATTCTATTACTGACAATGATGAAAATGTCGTTCATAAACAAAATGAAATTATTAATCTGAAAGCCGGTACAAATCAGATTTTCAAAACTATAAAAGACTCGGCTTTATCTTTAGGATCTCATAAACTACTGGTATCAATATTCGATTTAAAAGTAAACTCATCACTTCCGCCTCGAAAATTTTTATATCAAGATGGAGCGGCGTGCCCGGTAATGTTCAGGATCTGGAAAAAGCTATTGAACAGATGACTTACATTGCCTCGGACGATGAGCTTGATGTTATTGAAGAAGCAAACACGTGAGGATAAAATCAAACGATTTTAGATTTTGGAAAAGCAAAGACCCCAACCCGCAGGATGAACAGAATGAAGTCTTTAACGAATATTATCGCCGCGTGGCTTATGCAAATGAACAGTTTTCGCATTACAACGAAGGCTGGCAAACTGATCGGGGATGGTGTATATTCTTTTGGGTCCGCCAAACAATATTGATCGTCACCCTTTCGATTATGATTCAAAGCCCTACGAAGTTTGGCAATATTACGATATTAATCGTCAATTTGTTTTTCTTGATGACACGGGTTTTGGAGATTATCGTTTAGTTACTCCACTTTACGGTGATGATTACAGGTACCGCTGAAAAATGATCCTCACTGTAACCATAAACCCTCTCCTTGAAAGAAGACTTTATTTTTCAGAAGTCTCCTTAGGAAAATCGCACCGAAGCGCGAAAGAATTTCTTAAGTCCGGCGGAAAAGGCATAAATGTAAGCAGTCAGTTGAACAGACTTGAAATTCGAAACCTTGCTTTTCTTTTCCTTGGAGGAATAAACGGCAAACTTCTCCGAAATACTTTAAATGATGAAAAAATAATTTTTACCGCAATCAGCACAAAACAAGAAACGCGAAATTGCTCAGTTATCATTGATGAAAGCAAAAGTATTGCCACCTCCTTCTTTTCTCCTAATGCAATTATTTCAATTGAAGAGTCAAACGAATTTAAATTAAAACTCGATAAGATTATTCAGAATTGTGAGATGGTTGTGTTCTCCGGCAGTTCGCCGTGTGAAGAAGCTGATGATATTTTCCCCTTTGGAATTGAAGCCGCAAATAAATATGATAAAATTTCCATCTGTGATACATACGGCTCTCATCTTAGCGCCTGTCTGGAAAAATCACCCACCATTGTACACAACAATATTGACGAAGTAGAATCATCGCTGAATATTTCCTTAAAATCTGAAAAAGGAAAAACTGAATACCTCGAATCGCTGTATTCAAAGGGAATTAAACAGGCTTATCTTACTGACGGAGAGAAGGAAATTTATGCTTCCACTCTTGATTATAAATTTAAAATTATTCCTCCCAAAATTGCTGCAATTGACTCAACCGGCAGCGGCGATGCATTCACTGCCGGGATAGTTTATGGCTGGCATCACGATTTAACTTTTGACGAAACGATTAAACTTGCCTGCTCGCTTGGCAGTGTTAATGCCGGCGGTTTTTCTGTTTGTGAAGTTCTTAAACAGCAGGCAGAAAAATATTTGGATGATCGTTCAGATACTCTCAATCGGGAAAAAAAATGAAATTGTTAGATGTTACACCGAATAACATATAGCTTACTTCTTATTTTATTTTCTTTCTCATCGTCATTTCCACAATCAATAAAAAAAATTGTAGTTGGAAGCAACACTTTCACCGAAACACAAATACTGCAATGGGCTCAGGTATCTCCTTCACTTTCGGTTTATCCCGGTTTAACTGATTCAATTAAAAATAGATTAGCTTTAATTTTAGTAACCGCGGCTATCTCAATTCAAATTTCGATGGTATTCAAATTGAACCTTTATGATTCGGCGTTTGTAAACCTTACAATAAATTTTACCGAAGGAGAAGCGACTTATGTCAAAAAATATTTTTATTGAAAGAGAGGACTCCTCGATAATTGATTTTAATTCTTATTTCGATTTTCTGAAAGGACAGATTTTTAATAAATATTCATTAGAAGAATCAATCAACGAAGCATTAACATTTGCCGAGAATAACTCCTACCCTTTTATAAAAATCAAAATTGAAGGAATATTTCTTTATGATGATTCTGCTTCAGGTGAACATTTCACTGATATAAATCTACTGATTGATGATGGACAAAAAAGCACAATTGATAAAATAGATGTGAAAGGAAACACATCAACTAAAGATTATGTAATTACGCGGAATTAAGAATCGAGCAGGGGGAGGAATATTCACAAACTATGATTGAAGAACTTCCTAATCGCTTAAATAGATTAAGGTATTTTGAACCAGTTGCAACACCGCAATTTTTAATTAATACAGAAAAAGAAGGTGTGCTCTGATAGAGGTAAAAGAAAAACAGACAAATAACTTTGATGGAATTGTCGGATACATCCCTGCATCGAAGGAGGGTGAAAAGGGTTATGTCACAGGATTGGTTAATGTTTCTTCGTAATTTATTCGGTACCGGACGGGCGGCAGCATTTCACTGGCAGCAGTTCAATCGTTTCTCGCAGGATATTGAAATAAAATATCTTGAGCCCTAGCTGCTTGGTTATCCTTTCAATATTAATGGAACTTTATATCAGCGGAAACAGGACACAACTTATGTGCAGAGAAAACTGGAAGGCAGTCTTGAATATCTTGCAACTGAAGATATATCAGCCGCGGTTTTAGTGGGGACCGAATCAATTATCCCTTCTCAAAATGCTAACAATTACACGCGGATATTTAATTCGTCAATTCTAACTACCGGAGTAAATCTGAAAATTGATACACGTGATGACCCTTATGCACCAAAGGGTGGTGTTATGTTTATCAACAGTTATTCGTTGAGTAGAAAAAAACTAATTGGGCCGCAAGAATTTATTACCCCTGATCTTGAAACGAACATCAACCTTCAACGATTCACTTTCTCTTTCTGGGGATTTTATGAATTGTTTACAAATCAGGTAATTGCGGTTGGAGTAACGGGCAAAGAATTGCGCGGGTCATTTTTTGAAGAGAGTGATTTATTCAGGCTGGGGGGAAACAATTCTCTGCGCGGTTATCGCGAAGAACAATTTCTCGGTTCGCGTGTTGCATGGTCGAATCTTGAATATAGATTTCTTCTTACGCGCCGCAGTTATGCTTTCGCTTTTTTCGACACAGGCTATTATCTTCGTAATGCGGATGAAGAAAGAAATATTTTAAAGAGCGAAGATTTCAATATTGGTTACGGTATTGGTTTAAGTATCGAAACAGGACTCGGTGTGTTAGCAGTTAGTTTCGCATTGGCTAAAGGCGATTCATTCAGCGACGGTAAAATCCATTTTGGAATTATCAATGAATTTTAATAAAATTATATTGTTACTAAAACTAACGCGTCCGGTTAATTTTATAATCACCGCAGTTTCAGTATTGGTGGGTGTAATTATTTGTGCTGAAGTGCCGCCATCATTCCTGATAATTTTATTTGCAATGTTGTCCGCTGCTTTTAGTTCCGCAGGAGGTAATGTTATCAATGATATTGTTGATATTGAGATTGATAAGATCAGTCATCCCGAAAGAGCGCTTGCTTCAAATTTAATATCGGAACGAACTGCGTACATCTTTTATGTTTTGTTGATAGCTGCTTCGATTGTTTTAGC contains these protein-coding regions:
- a CDS encoding DNA-3-methyladenine glycosylase — translated: MKTTFTFDKLPLKFYKRDVLIVARELLGKTLIRKKNNLTFAGIIVETEAYNGKTDQAAHSFNGMTKRNETMFKGGGYLYVYFTYGNHYCCNVVTGNPGDGCAVLIRSVEPINDIKTMTINRYSKSTISDKELLNLTNGPGKLCKAFSIDLKDNAANLSDDQIFILNSNKNKLGNISTSKRIGISKSVDLPWRFFITNNKFVSRK
- a CDS encoding DUF3108 domain-containing protein, giving the protein MTKIFVQLVILIPFVVAAQTTQVDFRKLENHAFKEGEKLTFDVKYGFVTAGIATMEIPEIKKISGRNTYHVTFEVNTVPSFDWVYKVRDRYETYLDVEGIFPWRFEQHIREGSYSRDFSAFFDQRKGKAKTSEGEYDLPRYTHDIVSALYYARTLDYSSMKVDDRIHLQNFYKDKVYDLDVKYLGRETISVEAGKFDCIIVEPLVKEGGLFKNEGSIVVWLTNDALKIPIKVKTKVVIGSIDAELTKYEGVAGKLTSKK
- a CDS encoding BamA/TamA family outer membrane protein produces the protein MQRKLEGSLEYLATEDISAAVLVGTESIIPSQNANNYTRIFNSSILTTGVNLKIDTRDDPYAPKGGVMFINSYSLSRKKLIGPQEFITPDLETNINLQRFTFSFWGFYELFTNQVIAVGVTGKELRGSFFEESDLFRLGGNNSLRGYREEQFLGSRVAWSNLEYRFLLTRRSYAFAFFDTGYYLRNADEERNILKSEDFNIGYGIGLSIETGLGVLAVSFALAKGDSFSDGKIHFGIINEF
- a CDS encoding tetratricopeptide repeat protein, with product MPFRKPDFSISGKKVEEIFEAKVRLICEYDRQSPLFVKLAANLIEENNVEEALTILNQRLNEFPINPIALILRGKAETLLGHYDDAINDFKLSGDLINSPQTSEYYLKELESIRKQRSLFETGSRKSFLMDNNFTPPITNQFSFSGSPGEDNIIEIEERLERLASEISGAKINISESTDLDNNVSLVDLSEKNIIISETLAKIYAAQGEIEEAIKVYEKLINKSPSQKDYFTSKILELRSELGNQ
- a CDS encoding phosphatidate cytidylyltransferase, which produces MKAGNTATRIIVSIFGIPIIIAASYFGKIYFLLFICAIALTAFREFSQIAEKKNAFVNKSIGYAAVIYFILNSYYSIWDVYSSVLVLVLILLLVELFRNNNSAVMNLSATLLGVFYIGFFMSSLIGMREMFIDPFYYRGGYLIISIMAAIWICDSAAYFGGTALGKHKLFRRVSPNKSWEGAIFGLIFAILTMLLAKEIVLQFLSFNLIFIIGLTVGVFGQIGDLIESLFKRDAHIKDSSSIIPGHGGVLDRFDSLVYSAPIIFLLLKYFY
- a CDS encoding UbiA family prenyltransferase; this encodes MNFNKIILLLKLTRPVNFIITAVSVLVGVIICAEVPPSFLIILFAMLSAAFSSAGGNVINDIVDIEIDKISHPERALASNLISERTAYIFYVLLIAASIVLASMINLNSFILVSTANTLLLLYSFYLKKIPLVGNLVVSILTGLTFIYGGVVAGNISFALVPAGCFAD
- a CDS encoding zinc ribbon domain-containing protein, whose product is MPVCPNCKSEYVQGIKFCPDCQTALVEPSEIEEHILSEEQWVVVYTSSEEYEIEMLRDNLESAGIAAAMLSQKDRSFPAPGDLSIVKLLIKKEDLETGLIFIQNFLDSKEETEDEDQ
- the rimO gene encoding 30S ribosomal protein S12 methylthiotransferase RimO, coding for MKSREHKINVLTLGCSKNTVDSERLLNQLKLNNFSISESPENADTLIINTCGFIESAKKESIDTILNAVALKNEGKLKEVMVVGCLSERYKDDLRKEIPEVDSYFGTEAYEAILKELGGELKRELIGERRLTTPAHTAYLKISEGCDHPCSFCAIPIMRGGHKSVPIEQLVKETESLAAKGVKELVIIAQDTTDYGKDIYDRRNIVELLDKLSKVVGIEWIRIMYAYPSHFPDELINEIAANPKICKYIDIPLQHISDKVLKSMRRGVTSANTKALVKKLREKIPGLTLRTTIIVGYPNETEEDFNDLIKFVEESKFDRLGVFTFSPEENTTSFPLGDPISSKEKLRRREVIMELQKEISFSNNLKFVGKKIKVLIESLEGQYYIGRSYRDAPEVDGEVLILSEGNKLDIGNFYDVEIYDNNEYDLFGKIIF
- a CDS encoding glycosyltransferase family 9 protein, whose amino-acid sequence is MIVPESLLIVRTDRIGDVVLSLPIARLIKKYYPACKVTFLVRNYTESIVCNNPDIDEIIILKEKGKKIALNENINQIKKKHFDSALVVYPTLPTAWIIYQTGIKHRVGTGYRWYSFLFNHKVFQHRKYAEHHELEFNIKMLTRFGIDESITQEGIKFNISVDSNSISKLKTLLKLNGWQPNKKIIIVHPGSGGSSVDLSQEKFRELINKLSPMENHLLIVTGTSSEKLLADKLTVNTQAINLAGDLNLNELIALISLCDIFISNSTGPIHIAAALDKYTIGFYPKIVECSAKRWGPYSTKGFVFEPAIDCSNCNRRQCEQLKCMNSINTNDVLNKVNEIIYNLSSQRS
- a CDS encoding 1-phosphofructokinase, whose product is MILTVTINPLLERRLYFSEVSLGKSHRSAKEFLKSGGKGINVSSQLNRLEIRNLAFLFLGGINGKLLRNTLNDEKIIFTAISTKQETRNCSVIIDESKSIATSFFSPNAIISIEESNEFKLKLDKIIQNCEMVVFSGSSPCEEADDIFPFGIEAANKYDKISICDTYGSHLSACLEKSPTIVHNNIDEVESSLNISLKSEKGKTEYLESLYSKGIKQAYLTDGEKEIYASTLDYKFKIIPPKIAAIDSTGSGDAFTAGIVYGWHHDLTFDETIKLACSLGSVNAGGFSVCEVLKQQAEKYLDDRSDTLNREKK
- a CDS encoding GWxTD domain-containing protein, giving the protein MRIKSNDFRFWKSKDPNPQDEQNEVFNEYYRRVAYANEQFSHYNEGWQTDRGWCIFFWVRQTILIVTLSIMIQSPTKFGNITILIVNLFFLMTRVLEIIV
- a CDS encoding CPBP family intramembrane metalloprotease, with the protein product MDGQQEIEPDNHDPNEKHSGEIQRVKNSDNIEMNFDFSPIAAGFIGLFGGFFLYQFVGGFLTLLVLGFDIENAPVTPMRLMTIAGQILFILLPALLFAKFFYNNVSAVMRIKIPKLKEFSLFTIGIVLLTPLLQTYLYIQNYFIEVLAKNNQSVQTLKSFFDSLDQLVEKTYGELLNANSFPEMLFVIIAAAIVPALCEESMFRGFIQKSFELKIKPFYAALITAIFFGLYHFNPYGLLPLIALGLFFGFAAYKSNSILIPIFLHFINNLTAVILYFIFGEEELNNSAVLSGEDLLNQSILFLILILFFTALIISITKYYNKQSQGEENAGMPEL